The window CGGTTCCGCCATTATGCCTTGATTTGTCCGCTGTATAAAAGCGTTCAAATAGCCGGGAAGCATCTATTTCTGCCGCATTTTGGACTGAATTTTTGATAGAGAACATTATGTTGTTCTTTGTTTCCTGTACTAAGACAATTTCTATTGTTCCGGTCGAATAGCGTATAGCATTTGTTAACAAATTTTGCAAAATTCGCTCAATCATACTTTGGTCAGAGCATAGAAAAACAGAATGGTCAGGAAGACTTATTTCAAGATGAATCTTTTCATGCTCTAAAGCCGGAGAATTTTCTGTGATAAGATTCATCAACAGATTTGAAAAATTGAAATTCTCTTTTTGCGGCGTTGTCTGCTCTGCATCTAATACGGAAAGATCATAAAAAGTTTCTACCAGATCTTTCATTCTTTCGGCTTTGTTCAGAACCGTTTCTATCCGTCTTTTCTGCTCCATTTGCATCTTTTCTTTTTTTAATAATTGTAGGTGCCCCAATATGACGGTTAACGGAGTGCGTAAATCGTGTGAGATATTAGCAATGGATTCTTTCAGACGTTCTTCGTGCAGT of the Luxibacter massiliensis genome contains:
- a CDS encoding sensor histidine kinase, with amino-acid sequence MSNIKSLLFIVSGLFLIVLFKHIQLKKQIRNLSEQMKRLTCGDTEKMLDISLIDQDLERLAGTLNQYHDKQRQSVSSALLHEERLKESIANISHDLRTPLTVILGHLQLLKKEKMQMEQKRRIETVLNKAERMKDLVETFYDLSVLDAEQTTPQKENFNFSNLLMNLITENSPALEHEKIHLEISLPDHSVFLCSDQSMIERILQNLLTNAIRYSTGTIEIVLVQETKNNIMFSIKNSVQNAAEIDASRLFERFYTADKSRHNGGTGLGLAVVKLLTEKLDGSISANLQNDTLIVTFEL